A single window of Chitinophaga sp. XS-30 DNA harbors:
- a CDS encoding MFS transporter, whose product MSLGKWNIAIMALCTGLIVANIYYSQPLLVLISQEFNVTESNAGQVTFFTQIGYALGLLFCVPLGDKLERKRQIVFMTGCAVAALIGAAISMNVTMLKIMGFIIGFTSIVPQLILPLSASLAAPERRGKVIGVIMSGLLIGILLSRTVSGVVGEHLGWRAMFWIAGGLSFVMMMTMIFSFPQSRSSFTGSYGALMRSLLTLAKEQPLLREASLINACGFAVFGLFWTTSVFLLSNPPYSFGSDVIGLMGLAAATGALGAPLIGRIADRKNPRIAIGYGIACILAGYVIFWFFRNSLIGIVAGIVLLDLGLQGVHVSNQTRIYALLPEARNRMNTVFMTVSFIGTSLGSGIGLWVWDIGKWAGVCIAGVGIMLLAILVYGMTYKR is encoded by the coding sequence ATGTCGCTCGGAAAATGGAACATCGCTATCATGGCGCTTTGTACAGGCCTGATAGTAGCCAATATCTATTATAGCCAGCCACTGCTGGTACTGATCAGTCAGGAGTTCAATGTTACGGAAAGCAATGCGGGGCAGGTGACCTTTTTTACCCAGATCGGGTATGCGCTGGGCCTGCTGTTCTGTGTGCCGCTGGGGGATAAGCTGGAGCGCAAGCGGCAGATCGTCTTCATGACCGGTTGTGCCGTAGCTGCATTGATCGGCGCCGCCATTTCCATGAATGTGACGATGCTGAAGATCATGGGTTTCATTATCGGTTTTACGTCCATCGTGCCGCAGCTGATACTGCCGTTGAGCGCTTCCCTGGCCGCGCCGGAGCGGAGGGGCAAGGTGATCGGCGTGATCATGAGCGGCCTGCTGATCGGTATCCTGCTGTCCAGGACCGTAAGCGGGGTGGTAGGAGAGCATCTGGGCTGGAGGGCGATGTTCTGGATCGCCGGTGGGTTGTCTTTTGTGATGATGATGACGATGATCTTTTCTTTTCCCCAAAGCCGGTCATCTTTTACCGGCAGCTATGGAGCGCTGATGCGTTCGCTGCTGACACTGGCGAAGGAGCAGCCTTTGCTCAGGGAAGCCTCGCTGATCAATGCCTGCGGATTTGCCGTTTTCGGGCTGTTCTGGACCACATCCGTCTTTCTGCTGTCCAACCCTCCGTACAGCTTCGGCAGTGATGTGATCGGGCTGATGGGGCTTGCCGCGGCCACGGGGGCGCTTGGGGCGCCGCTCATCGGGCGGATAGCGGACAGGAAGAACCCGCGTATCGCCATCGGTTACGGGATCGCCTGCATACTGGCGGGCTATGTGATCTTCTGGTTCTTCCGGAACAGCCTCATCGGTATCGTAGCCGGTATCGTGCTGCTGGACCTGGGTTTGCAGGGCGTGCATGTCTCCAATCAAACCCGCATCTACGCCCTGCTGCCGGAAGCGAGGAACAGGATGAACACGGTGTTCATGACAGTGAGCTTTATCGGCACTTCACTGGGTTCGGGCATTGGGTTGTGGGTATGGGATATCGGGAAGTGGGCCGGTGTCTGCATAGCAGGTGTGGGGATCATGCTGCTGGCGATATTGGTGTATGGGATGACGTATAAGCGGTAG
- a CDS encoding DUF6624 domain-containing protein has translation MDYKSIAESIISLKNADLELRDKLIQNGQLSEGYNEEMAQLHNRNAEILNDIIDSIGYPTTDKVGKEASEAAWLVIQHSIGRPDFMRKCAVLLEKAVIENKANPRSLAYLADRIAVLEGKPQLYGTQFDWDEKGALSPNLFDDVVKVNQRRESVGFNTLEEQTVIIRKQAENERQSPPEDFKIRKEEVDEWRRTVGWIK, from the coding sequence ATGGACTATAAAAGTATCGCTGAAAGCATCATTAGTCTGAAAAATGCAGACCTGGAACTTCGGGACAAGCTTATTCAAAACGGGCAACTCTCAGAAGGATACAACGAGGAAATGGCGCAATTGCACAACAGGAATGCGGAAATACTAAATGATATCATAGACTCCATCGGTTATCCAACAACTGACAAAGTTGGCAAAGAAGCCAGCGAAGCCGCCTGGCTGGTAATACAACATTCGATCGGCCGGCCTGACTTTATGAGAAAATGTGCGGTGCTATTGGAGAAGGCAGTTATTGAAAACAAGGCAAATCCGAGAAGTTTAGCTTACCTGGCTGACCGGATAGCTGTGCTCGAAGGGAAACCACAACTTTATGGAACGCAGTTTGACTGGGACGAAAAAGGAGCATTAAGTCCCAATCTTTTTGATGATGTCGTCAAAGTAAATCAAAGACGGGAATCTGTCGGATTTAACACACTGGAAGAACAGACCGTAATCATAAGAAAACAGGCGGAGAATGAGCGTCAGTCGCCACCGGAAGATTTTAAGATAAGGAAAGAAGAAGTTGATGAATGGAGAAGAACGGTGGGGTGGATAAAATAG